A genomic stretch from Lathyrus oleraceus cultivar Zhongwan6 chromosome 2, CAAS_Psat_ZW6_1.0, whole genome shotgun sequence includes:
- the LOC127118740 gene encoding protein MAIN-LIKE 2-like: protein MDLMIQPYVELVGFGHISKILSWSIDNKFILTLCERWRPETHTFWFPTGECTVTLEDVYMLLGLPIEGKAVNGKTNYANSICMDLLETDLLDDNTRGQGILLSRLKSYYNSLYLDGHSTEDARIIKTRCYIMLLIDSFLFPEGSGSSMHIMYLPLLRHVDRIGSYSWGSACLAYLYSSLCKNSHKDTSLFFGCVVLLQACGWSRLPSLAPVNNNPFTFPYAQKWFARGMSYNRCPRHCITQYRNLLDHLRPTDFIWRS, encoded by the exons atggacctgatgattcaaccttatgttgaactcgtcggttttggtcatataagcaagattttgtcttggtccatagataacaaattcattctaactttatgcgaaagatggagaccagagacacacacattttggttcccaaccggtgagtgtaccgtgacgttggaagacgtctacatgcttttgggactgcccattgaaggtaaggctgttaatggtaaaaccaactatgcaaattcaatttgcatggatctcttggagactgatttgttagatgataacacaagaggtcaaggtatactactttcacgccttaaatcgtactataatagtttatacttagatgggcattctaccgaagatgctcgaataataaaaactaggtgttacattatgctgttaattgactcgtttttatttcccgaaggtagtggttctagcatgcatattatgtatttacctttacttagacatgtagatagaataggaagttacagttggggatctgcttgtctagcctatctctatagctccttgtgcaaaaactcacacaaagacacatcttTATTTTttggatgtgttgttttgctacaagcatgtggttggtcaagactaccgtccctagcacccgtcaacaacaaccctttcacatttccgtatgcacaaaa ATGGTttgcacgtggtatgagttacaacagatgtccaagacactgtattactcagtatcgcaacctgttggatcaccttcgaccgacagac TTTATTTGGCGTTCATAa